The nucleotide window AAAACATTATTAGTATTCAGTGAATCAGTGTCCACTAGAGACCCGCCATATAATTCACTCGGCTAAGACGtgtctttaattttgttaaatggatcgtaagaaacaaaaaagtgattatttcactCTCACCGAACTCGAGGTCACACAGCCAGTCATTGAAGCTGCTTGGATTTTACTGGGTATGTGATTAAGTCTAGAAAAaagatttaagttaggtttacTTATCTACAGGGTATGATGAAACATTTAAATTCAGTTAGCGTGAAGTATGGAAAGGTAATTATGAACGTCCGATTTTTTCGTTGAAATAGCGACAGACCAAAAAACCccaaaaataattgaaattcCATGAAATTCCTAATTCTGAGAAGTAGCTGCATAAGAATGAAAACTTCTCTGCGCTGGAAGACAGAACCTTTCTGGAAAGTGAACGTCATTGGCGATTTGGTGAATCATTGGCGGCTTGTTGATCCGAGAATCATCGCTTGAACCTACAAACATAATGGCTCGATTCAAGATATAGTTTACGCTGTTTTGCATCTGAAGTTAACAAGGTAAAAACTTATTATATCATGAGAGTCTATGATAGTaacttacaaaattttttatatttattcacgggatgtttatttacaaaaatataacaagcCAAAACCGGTTTGAAAGCTAACTTGTACTTATATAACCTAGCAAGCTATAAACCAGTTTAAATAACTGATGTAGATCTGACGTCAGCCGAAAATATATTCAAGAAACCAAAACTTCAAACTGACAGTCTCACAATCTTCAGCCATTTAGTCATAGCACAATAAAGACCATGCTCACGCGCAATTACCGAAAAGGAAAAAGTGATAAAACccaaagttttacaaaacatgcaagatgGTAATAATACAATTGTGCTACAACATACTAAGTTAGCTTGATCatgaaatcaacaaaataagttaaactaacaagtttacacaaaatttaccACTATCATAAGCATTTGTATCACtatcaacaaaatactgaATGTTCAACTCACCAAACCTATAAGAGCAAGCTTTCACTCTGCGCTGTAATATTGAACTGATCAAGCCAACGCACAACTTCTCACATCTGCGACCTTCTCAGCCACCGTCAAACTAAAATGACCACGAGTTtctttattgtgacgtcatctggcaTTCGGCGCTGTGCGCGTTAATTAAAGTCTGGCTTCTTTCCAAAATTATCCTCGTAAAGCGCTAAGGAGTAATTTTCAGCTTAAACTTGCAATCTATGATGTCTAtagaaaatgaaaatcaacCAAGTTGACGCAATAAACTTCGACACAGAAACATTGACGTAATTAGTTTGTCGTACCAAAGGGACGTTCTGCTATCGGACTAAATAGCTTCTATATTTTTGTGCGTTTTATACTTCCTAATGTTACTATTAGTTTTGCTTTGATTAGATTAAGAgtatttttaatataataGTAATCACGTAATAGATATATTTATCTTTCTAATTTTAACCTATTTCTATGTCAATCTTGGCTATTGCGACTGCCTTGTTTAACGCAGCTAACTTTCCTCGCAGTCGTTCAATTCAATGATTGCAAAGCTTGTTCGActtccaaaaatatttgacaCTGGCAGTCGAGGAGATCGCATTAGGCATGAGGCGTGTGAAGCTGGCATTTAAATACGTTCAGTGAATTCACCGATGACGATGACGTAGATTGAAAGCAATGAAGTGGAAAGAAGAAGACGGCCGGAacattaaaatgaaagttgACTGAATACAAGTGTTTTATTTACggtaataaaaatgttattattactAAAAATATCCGTAAATGTTCATGCCAACAAACGCATCAAACATAGAAGATATAATAAAAACGGATAAttggtaaatatttgaataaaaatacGGTAATATGAACAAATCGCATGAAAAGTATCGATCAATAAAACAGGTGACATTTAAAGTTGCTCGTGTCCAACAATCTCACTTAAGCCAATTAACTCCAAATCTTGCCTGTGAGGCTTATCATGCATACAAGCGCATTTCATCGACCGAGCTATGTAGAGAAACACATCTGTATGCGAGCAGCAAAGTCGTTATGAATTTGTAAGAGTGAGTGAATTTACAGTGGTTTTCTACATCTTCTAAATTGTTTTGCATTCAGCGTCGGAAgtggtgacgtcaccaaaTATATCAACGTTGGACAATGCCAGGTGAACCACGGTGTCGGTTGGAGCAACACAAGTCCGCGCCATTTCGCTGATTTCAGAAGCACTGAGTTGTCTCGGCCACATCATGACGCTTTGCATGCTACCTCTGTGAAATATACAACACTGCACAAAACACGAGTTCACGTGAAAACAACAGCGTGTATCTGCAACGGACTGCATCGCGTTTTAACCACATTATCCACTTTAAACAGATTTTATGTTCACCACTTACTGGAAAGCTACGTCTTGCAGGAGCAAGCCTTGGAATACAGTCCGATCCTGGCCAAATATCAACGTCCCTCCCCCAGGAATTAATTGCCCTGTGTGTCCTGAAGTCTGTCGGTGCTCTCCATCCACATAAAAGGACGAAGTCGTCCGTTCTTTGAACGAGACGCAAAGATGAGTCTGCAAAGTTGAACATTCATCTTTGAATTTCATAAAAGTACGGGTGGTGTTACAATGGTAGAATCAATTTCATCTTAGCTGTATGGATAGAACTAACGTTAACTCAATGTTAACAAAACTACTTGGATCTACAGCACAGTAGTGCACACAATGCATCATACGCACCCATCTGTTTGATTCAACTGTCCATGGAAACATCATGGAACCAAAACCAGCTTCCAGTACAAATCCGCCAAATGCAATTCCAAGAAGCATTTCGTTGTACTCGCTGGTCACGTTATAAGCGGCCAAAGCAGCATATTCAAATGAACCCTTGGTCGAGTAAAACCACAGACATAGGGTGGCCTCAGACAACGATGGAAGACTCGGTCGATATTTGATGTAATTGGTTGTCTGGGCAACACTTGGAAAGTTAAATTCCACAACCTCGCCTGAAGATAGAAAAATGGGACAGCGTCAGCGGACAATTGTTAAGTGTGTTTCAGATTTAAATAAGCTCAAATTAAACTCAAACTCAAACTGGAAGAAAAATGTCATATTGtcataaagtttttattatatatactAAATACACTAAATACTaagtttattacaaaaaatattttggctaATAAGACTTGGTACTGTGCTTAAATTTGATTTGTATGTTGAAAGATTTTTACCCTTCAGCTTACAGCCACCTGTGGTCTATATATAACGTATATGAGGCACATTCATTGGGTAAGCTATGGCACAGCTTGCATTGAAGCATATTCCTAAACATTCATATCCAAGAATAAAGCAACAAAGTATACAAAATGTTTGTAGAAAAATTCCTTGAAAAATGGGGTGCTTGAGTTGTTGAACAGTTACTAGCTTGTATTTATCGCTAATGTTGCGCTgtaattattatcataaaatGAGCGAAAACCTTTAGGAAAACTCACTTCTGTTAGAATCAATAAATAATTTCAGCATCAATCCGGACACATTTGCAATCTATCGTGGAAGCATTTCTTGTACATCGACTGTCATTAAGGTATACTTTTGATAGCTAAAATCTTTATATTTCTAAAGTTCACTAAAATTTATACCTGAACATCTGACTCCATCTCCAAAATAACCATCAATGCAAGTACAAACGAAACTGCCGAGTGAGTTTGAACAGACAGCGTTGCTATCGCAGTTGTCCGTATTTAATGAACATTCATTGATATCTGAGGCAAGAAACTTATCAAAATGCAAATTTGCCTTTAATCTACAATGCTCTAGTTATCTAGTACTTCATCACTTCAAACATCAATTATTACTTTCTATAACAGTAAAATGTCAGGCATACCTGCACATGCGTAACCATCACCAGCATAGCCATCAGCGCATGCACAAGAGAAGCTGCCATCAACATTGTTGCAGATAGCATTCACATGACAGCCAGCAGCGTTTAATAAACATTCATCGATATCTGAAAGAAGCAATTGAGTGATTGAATACTTTATGGCTAACATTGAAAGTTTAACAAGGTGATATGTTCATAGATGAAGTGAAATATTTCAAGTGCTCTTTGTCATGGCTGATGCATGAACTTGTCATTGTATTACCTGTGCAAGATGTACCATTTCCATTAAAACCAGTACGACAAGCGCAATCAAAGCTTCCAACACTGTTGGTGCAGTCAGCATTGGTGTCACAAGTGTCAATGTTGGTGGCACATTCATCCAAATCTGAAACACGGTTCAAAAcgataaataaaaaatcaaaactgttCAAAGTTGGCTACGTcattggaacttgcacaaag belongs to Clavelina lepadiformis chromosome 6, kaClaLepa1.1, whole genome shotgun sequence and includes:
- the LOC143463173 gene encoding uncharacterized protein LOC143463173, translated to MGKLEMKIKERDGFFFIFGGITLIISLIANAVAVVALIKAVEVSNQCQLCSGGQSSMVVQQQTNTTNDTETSTQSRQAILLQNKILRFFDAIDECSINVDDCDVNADCADTVGSFTCTCIDGFAGDGVNCTDVDECFYELHNCHMNGVCSNSPGSFSCSCKNGFLGDGVNTCADIDECANNRTCHHLATCRNMIGSYSCTCNPGYSGDGLICTDLDECATNIDTCDTNADCTNNDGGFHCDCRTGFNGNGTSCTDIDECSTNNRTCHSLATCVNTIGFYNCTCDTGYSGDGLICMDLDECATNIDTCDTNADCTNSVGSFDCACRTGFNGNGTSCTDIDECLLNAAGCHVNAICNNVDGSFSCACADGYAGDGYACADINECSLNTDNCDSNAVCSNSLGSFVCTCIDGYFGDGVRCSGEVVEFNFPSVAQTTNYIKYRPSLPSLSEATLCLWFYSTKGSFEYAALAAYNVTSEYNEMLLGIAFGGFVLEAGFGSMMFPWTVESNRWTHLCVSFKERTTSSFYVDGEHRQTSGHTGQLIPGGGTLIFGQDRTVFQGLLLQDVAFQGSMQSVMMWPRQLSASEISEMARTCVAPTDTVVHLALSNVDIFGDVTTSDAECKTI